One stretch of Caldinitratiruptor microaerophilus DNA includes these proteins:
- a CDS encoding metal-sensitive transcriptional regulator, translated as MAGLSSRELAPEVLEDLQRRLRRIEGQARGIQRMLQKGADPGSILVQLAAMKAAIARVGLKLLGCQLGQTMAAEIRAGGTGDKAADDILSSFMRLG; from the coding sequence GTGGCAGGACTCAGCAGCCGCGAGCTGGCGCCCGAGGTGCTGGAAGACCTCCAGCGCCGCCTTCGCCGCATCGAGGGGCAGGCCCGGGGCATCCAGCGCATGCTCCAGAAGGGGGCCGACCCCGGCAGCATCCTCGTGCAGCTCGCCGCGATGAAGGCGGCGATCGCACGGGTGGGCCTGAAGCTCCTGGGGTGCCAGCTGGGCCAGACCATGGCCGCCGAGATCCGCGCCGGCGGCACGGGGGACAAGGCGGCGGACGATATCCTGTCTTCTTTCATGCGGTTGGGATAG
- a CDS encoding OsmC family protein yields the protein MKQATVTWEGDMLFKATTGTGHAVLMDAAESAGGKNTAARPADLVLVALGGCTGMDVVSILRKMRIPFDRFEVALESDNAEEHPKVFRAIRVVYRLWGEGVPVDRYLRAIELSWTRYCSVSNTLKHAAHLTYRAELNGQEVGRGEHPAPALSGERA from the coding sequence GTGAAGCAGGCAACGGTCACGTGGGAAGGGGACATGTTGTTCAAGGCGACCACCGGCACCGGGCATGCGGTCCTGATGGACGCGGCGGAGAGCGCCGGCGGGAAGAACACGGCTGCCCGGCCGGCGGACCTGGTGCTCGTGGCGCTCGGCGGGTGCACGGGGATGGACGTGGTGTCCATCCTCCGAAAGATGCGGATCCCCTTCGACCGGTTCGAGGTCGCCCTGGAGAGCGACAACGCGGAGGAGCACCCGAAGGTGTTCAGGGCCATCCGCGTCGTGTACCGGCTCTGGGGCGAGGGTGTGCCCGTCGACCGGTACCTGCGCGCGATCGAGCTGTCCTGGACGCGTTACTGCAGCGTGAGCAACACCCTGAAGCACGCCGCCCATCTCACCTATCGGGCAGAGCTCAACGGCCAGGAAGTCGGCCGCGGCGAGCACCCCGCGCCGGCCCTGTCCGGAGAGCGCGCGTAA
- a CDS encoding polysaccharide deacetylase family protein has protein sequence MRRFLALLLVSLTLAGGCLSRVLPRRGQPPAAPQAPPPSPAPGPQATDATPELEGGPEDGGRPHEDPAKPPPGVFLSGDKRYRLAALTFDDGPDRTFTPRILDVLRAQRVPATFFLVGTRARANPDVVRRIVREGHEVGSHSYQHVNLARVTPAAVDWQLRQGDRVLRGISGRPVRVFRPPYGEVTPDVTRTARALGYKVVLWNVDSLDWKRGTTAEMVVANVAPRARPGAIILHHSAGGKGEDLTNTVQALPVIVSSLRRQGYRFVTVSQMLATGRPVPGQW, from the coding sequence GTGCGACGCTTTCTTGCCCTCTTGCTTGTGAGCCTGACGCTGGCGGGGGGCTGCCTCTCGCGGGTCCTGCCGCGGCGGGGTCAGCCCCCGGCTGCCCCTCAGGCGCCGCCACCCTCGCCCGCCCCCGGGCCGCAGGCGACGGACGCCACGCCGGAGCTCGAGGGCGGTCCGGAAGACGGCGGCCGCCCCCACGAGGATCCCGCGAAACCCCCGCCCGGGGTGTTCCTGAGCGGGGACAAGCGGTACCGGCTCGCCGCACTGACCTTTGACGACGGGCCGGACCGGACGTTCACGCCCCGGATCCTCGACGTCCTGCGGGCGCAGCGGGTGCCCGCGACGTTCTTCCTGGTCGGCACCCGGGCCCGGGCGAACCCCGACGTGGTCCGGCGGATCGTCCGCGAGGGGCACGAGGTCGGCAGCCACAGCTACCAGCACGTGAACCTGGCCCGCGTCACGCCGGCCGCGGTCGACTGGCAGCTGCGCCAGGGCGACCGCGTGCTGCGGGGCATCTCGGGCCGGCCGGTCCGGGTGTTCCGCCCGCCGTACGGCGAGGTGACGCCGGACGTCACCCGCACCGCCCGGGCGCTGGGGTACAAGGTGGTGCTGTGGAACGTCGACTCGCTCGACTGGAAGCGCGGCACCACGGCCGAGATGGTGGTGGCGAACGTGGCACCCCGTGCCCGCCCGGGGGCGATCATCCTCCACCACTCCGCCGGCGGCAAGGGGGAGGACCTGACGAACACGGTGCAGGCCCTGCCTGTCATCGTCAGTTCGCTGCGGCGGCAGGGGTACCGCTTCGTCACCGTCTCGCAGATGCTCGCCACCGGCCGCCCGGTGCCGGGGCAGTGGTGA
- a CDS encoding solute symporter family protein, giving the protein MYPGALAITLAVMAATVAISWYARRYSGTTVEFYLAGRTVNVFMNASAICGDYFSAASFLGVAGAVYASGMDGLWFGIGFAAGFVPVLLFLASPLRRFGEYTLPDFLAARFRSDAARLAGVAMVQIIALFYLAPQMVGAGTVWELLVGRGLPGLSPYATGVIVTALVMIVYTAVGGMRGTTWNQALQFWIMVWAVVVLLALGIVTGFSYSRALADLSLGPLVSAERWRVADLLRPDPATGKTPADQAREVMSEAYWRARIEPRLADPDAEVTVLMPQKSRVRPGEPAVFNRPGHLYGPLDQISLVLTLTLGTAGLPHVIMRYYTNPSGPVARWTTVYVLVFTSGFYLLASTVGVMGRALAPALAAKGRVGLAIQVVDGVLAYPDQVMPFLAQSLGGDVVLGHVAAGAFAAMFSTIGGLLMASAASWGHDLYEQYIKPDAPEWLRVAVGKAALVAMALVALGLGLAVPRFELTRAFPAVIALMVTWAFSVAASGFVPVLVTAIWWRGTTLRGALAGMAVGGGGAVLFVVMNLLRIRGALPDHPLTALGKHLTFPTLVTVPLALLTIVLVSLWDRRSVPENIDEVWIRVHGTARERQERLLARVGLRARTGRPGA; this is encoded by the coding sequence GTGTACCCCGGGGCTCTTGCCATCACCCTCGCGGTGATGGCCGCCACGGTGGCCATCTCCTGGTACGCGCGCCGTTACTCGGGCACCACGGTCGAGTTCTACCTGGCCGGGCGGACCGTGAACGTGTTCATGAACGCCTCCGCCATCTGCGGGGACTACTTCAGCGCGGCCTCCTTCCTCGGGGTGGCGGGGGCGGTCTACGCTTCCGGGATGGACGGGCTCTGGTTCGGCATCGGCTTCGCGGCCGGGTTTGTGCCGGTCCTCCTCTTCCTGGCCTCGCCGCTGCGCCGCTTCGGCGAGTACACCCTGCCCGACTTCCTCGCCGCCCGCTTCCGCTCGGACGCCGCCCGGCTGGCCGGGGTGGCCATGGTCCAGATCATCGCCCTCTTCTACCTGGCCCCGCAGATGGTGGGGGCGGGCACGGTCTGGGAGCTCCTGGTCGGCCGGGGGCTGCCCGGCCTGAGCCCGTACGCGACCGGAGTCATCGTCACGGCGCTGGTGATGATCGTCTACACGGCCGTGGGCGGGATGCGCGGCACCACGTGGAACCAGGCCCTGCAGTTCTGGATCATGGTCTGGGCCGTCGTGGTCCTGCTCGCCCTGGGGATCGTCACGGGATTCAGCTACAGCCGGGCCCTGGCCGACCTGTCCCTCGGGCCCCTGGTCAGCGCCGAGCGGTGGCGGGTCGCCGACCTGCTGCGCCCGGACCCGGCGACCGGCAAGACCCCCGCGGACCAGGCCCGCGAGGTGATGAGCGAGGCGTACTGGCGGGCACGCATCGAACCCCGGCTGGCCGACCCGGACGCCGAGGTCACCGTGCTGATGCCGCAGAAGAGCCGGGTGCGACCCGGCGAGCCGGCGGTCTTCAACCGCCCCGGCCACCTCTACGGCCCCCTCGACCAGATCTCCCTGGTCCTGACCCTGACGCTGGGCACGGCCGGTCTTCCGCACGTGATCATGCGCTACTACACGAACCCGAGCGGCCCGGTCGCCCGCTGGACCACCGTGTATGTGCTCGTTTTCACGAGTGGGTTCTACCTGCTGGCCAGCACGGTCGGGGTGATGGGACGGGCCCTGGCGCCGGCGCTCGCCGCCAAGGGGCGGGTGGGCCTGGCGATCCAGGTCGTGGACGGCGTGCTGGCCTACCCCGATCAGGTCATGCCGTTCCTGGCCCAGAGCCTGGGGGGCGACGTGGTGCTGGGCCACGTGGCGGCCGGGGCCTTCGCGGCGATGTTCTCCACCATCGGAGGGCTGCTCATGGCCTCCGCCGCCTCGTGGGGGCACGACCTCTACGAGCAGTACATCAAGCCGGACGCTCCGGAGTGGCTGCGGGTCGCCGTGGGCAAGGCGGCGCTCGTCGCCATGGCGCTGGTGGCGCTGGGGCTCGGCCTGGCGGTGCCCCGGTTCGAGCTCACCCGGGCCTTCCCTGCCGTCATCGCCCTCATGGTGACGTGGGCGTTCTCGGTTGCGGCCAGCGGTTTCGTCCCGGTGCTCGTGACGGCGATCTGGTGGCGCGGCACCACCCTGCGGGGCGCGCTCGCCGGGATGGCGGTGGGCGGAGGCGGGGCGGTGCTGTTCGTGGTCATGAACCTGCTCCGGATCCGCGGCGCGCTGCCGGACCATCCCCTGACGGCGCTGGGGAAGCACCTCACGTTCCCGACGCTGGTGACGGTCCCGCTGGCACTCCTCACCATCGTCCTGGTGTCGCTGTGGGACCGGCGCAGCGTCCCCGAGAACATCGACGAGGTCTGGATCCGGGTGCACGGCACGGCCCGCGAGCGGCAGGAGCGCCTCCTGGCCCGCGTGGGGCTGCGGGCGCGCACCGGCCGCCCCGGCGCGTGA